GGTGCTGCGACTGACCGACGTGGTCAAGACATTCCCCGGCGTCCGGGCCCTGGACGGCGTGCAGTTGGAGGTGCGGGCGGGCGAGGTGCACTGCCTGCTCGGTCAGAACGGCGCCGGCAAGTCCACCCTGATCAAGGTCCTCGCGGGCGTGCACCGGCCGGACTCCGGGCTGGTCGAGTGGCGGGGCGGGCCGACCGTCTTCGCCAACCCGCAGGCCGCGATGCGCGCCGGCATCGCCACCATCTACCAGGAGCTGGACCTCGTCGAGGATCTCTCGGTCGCGGAGAACGCGTTCCTGGGTCACGAGCCGCGTCGGCTCGGGTTCGTGCGCCGTGGTCACATGGCCCGCCGTACCCGGGAGATCCTGGGTCGGCTCGGCCACCCGGAGATCCCGCCGGGCCGGATGGTCCGGGCGTTGCCGGCAGCCGGCAAGCAGATCGTCAGCATGGCCCGGGCGCTCTCCCACGAGGCCCGGCTGATCATCATGGACGAGCCGAGCGCGGTGCTCGCCCACGACGAGGTGGGCAACCTCTTCCGCATCATCCGGGAGCTGACCGCGCAGGGCATCGCCGTCATCTACATCTCGCACCGGATGGAGGAGATCCGCGAGATCGGCGACCGGGTCACCGTGCTCAAGGACGGCCGCACCACCGCCGCCAACCTGCCCGCCCGGACCACCCCCACCAACGACCTGGTGAGCCGGATGACCGGGCGCAGCATCGAGTACGTCTTCCCGGAGCGCCCGGCCGACGACGGCGTGGGCGACGAGCTGCTCCGGGTCGACGGGCTGAGCCGGGCCGGCGAGTTCAGCGACGTGTCGCTGCGGGTGCGGGCGGGGGAGATCGTGGGCATCGCCGGGCTGGTCGGCTCCGGCCGGTCCGAGGTGCTGGAGACGATCTTCGGCGCCCGCCGGCCGGACGCGGGCACGGTCGCCGTGGCCGGTCGCGCCCTGCGGCCGGGCAGCGTCGGCGCGGCGGTCCGCGCCGGGCTCGGCATGGCCCCGGAGGAGCGCAAGAGCCAGGCGCTGCTGCTCGGTGAGCCGATCTACCGCAACGTCACCCTGGCCACCTTCGCCCGGTTCGCCCGGCTGGGCTTCACCAACGCCGGGCGGGAGCGCGCCGAGGCGAACCGGATCGCCGACCTGCTCGAACTGCGCCCCCGCGACGTGCTGCGCCCGGTGCGGACGCTCTCCGGCGGCAACCAGCAGAAGGTGGTGGTGGGGCGCTGGCTGCTCGGCGACACCCGGCTGCTGCTGCTGGACGAGCCGACCCGGGGCGTGGACGTGGGCGCGCGGGCCGAGCTGTACCAGGTGATCCGGGGGCTGGCCGCCCGGGGCGTCGGGGTGCTGCTGGTCTCCAGCGAGGTGCCCGAGGTGCTCGGTCTGGCCGACCGGGTGCTGGTGATGCGCGAGGGCCGGGTCGTGCGCGAGGCGCCGGCCGGCGAACTTGACGAAGACACCGTGCTCGACCTCGTCATGGCGGGGTCCCTCATGGAAGGCGCGCCGGCATGAGCGCGCGGAGCGAGCGAATCAGACTGATCGGCGCGAACGAGCCTCAGGCCGGCGCCGAGCGCAGCGAGGGGGCGGCATGAGCGACGCGACAGGCACCACGACACCGGAACGGCCCGCCGACCTGCCGGCCCAGTCCCCGCCGGTCAGCAAGGAGGGCACCGAGGCGGCGACCCACCGGGAGCCGGCAACGGGCCGGCTCTCCTTCTGGAAGGGCGACAGCGGTGAGGGCGCCCGACGCAACCTCGGTCTGATCGCCGTCCTGGTCATCCTCGTGATCATCGGGATCGCCACCCGGCCGGACCTCTACTCCAACCCGGACTGGGTGTGGGACAACACCCTCACCATCCTCAAGCTGGCGTCGGTGGTCGGCGTGGTCACGGTCGGCATGACCTTCGTGATCATCGGCGGTGGCATCGACCTCTCGGTCGGGGCGATCGTCGCGCTGGCCGGCGTCTGGTGCACCACCGTCGCCACCCAGAGCTTCGGCGCGGGCGGCATGATCTTCACCGCGGTCGTCGTCGGGTTGTGCGTCGGCCTGGTCAACGGGGTGCTCATCTCGTACGGCAGGCTGGTGCCGTTCATCGCGACGCTGGCGATGCTGGTGGCCGCCCGGGGCCTGGCGGCGGAGATCTCCGACAAGCAGACGCAGGTCTCGGACAACGGCGCCATCAACGGCATCGCCAGCACCAACGTGCTCGGCATCCCGCTGCTGGTCTACATCCTGGCCGCGGTCGTGATCGCCGGTTGGGTGCTGCTCAACCGCACCACCTTCGGCCGGCGTACGGTCGCCGTGGGCGGCAACCCGGAGGCGGCCCGACTGGCCGGCATCAACGTCAAGCGGCACACCGTGCTGCTCTACGCGCTCTCCGGCGTCTGCTGCGGCATCGCCGCCATCATGCTCACCGCCCAGGCCAACTCGGCCCAGGCGGCCATGGCCAACCTGTACGAGCTCGACGCGATCGCCGCCGCGATCATCGGCGGGACGCTGCTCAGCGGCGGCCGGGGCACCGTCGTCGGCTCCCTGCTCGGCGTGATCATCTTCTCCACCATCACCAACCTGTTCGCCATCAACGGGCTCTCCACCGAGGCCCAGAACATGGTCAAGGGCGGCATCATCGTCGCCGCGGTCCTGGTCCAGCAGGTCCAGTACCGCAGCGTCACCGGGTTCTTCAACCGCAACAAGCCCACCGCCGCCTGAGCCGCCCGGCCCCTCGGGGCCGGGCACCCACCAGCGGCCACCGACCCGATCGGACGGTGGCCGGGACCACCACACCTTCCTCAGCCGACATTTCCTCCACCACCTGACCCCCAGGAGGTCACGATGACCACGCAGAGCCGCGACCTGTCGCGTCGCCGGATGCTGTTCGGCACGGCCGCGCTCGGCGCCGGCGCGCTGCTCGCCGGTTGCACCAGCAACGAGACCGAGCCGACCGCCGCGCAGACCAAGGCCGCCGAGACCGGCGGCAACGCCGAGCCCGGCAAGCGCGTCACCATCGGCTTCTCCGCGCCGGCCGCCGACCACGGTTGGATCGCCGCCATCACCAACAACGCCAAGGCCCAGGCGGGGGCGTACTCCGACGTGGAGTTCAAGACCGTCGAGGCCGGCGCGGACGCGGCGGCCCAGCGGGCGGCGCTGTCCACCCTGCTCTCCCAGAAGCCGGACGTGATCGTGCTGCTGCCGCACGACGGCAAGGAGCTCAACGCGTTCGGTCTGGAGGCGATGCAGGCCGGCATCCCGGTGGTCAACCTGGACCGGGCCTTCCCGGACGCCAAGGCGTACCGGACCCAGATCAAGGGCGACAACTACGGCATGGGCGTGGCCGCCGCCAACTTCATGATCGAGCAGTTCAAGGCGAAGGGCGTCAGCGCCCCGATCATCGGCGAGATCGCCGGCATCGACTCGCTGGAGCTGACCCAGGAGCGCTCCAAGGGCTTCGCCGACACCCTGGCCCAGGCCGGGTTCAAGGTGGCCAACCGGCGGGCGGCCGAGTTCACCGCGGACTCCGGCCAGCAGGCCGCCACCGGGCTGCTCCAGGCCCTGCCGAAGATCGACGCCATCTGGAACCACGACGACGACCAGGGCATCGGCGTCCTCGCCGCGGTCAACCAGGCCAGCCGCAGCGAGTTCTTCATGATCGGCGGCGCGGGCTCGAAGAAGGCCATGGAGGACATCCAGGCGGACAACACCGTGCTGAAGGCGACGGTCACCTACAGCCCCTCGATGGCCTCCTCGGCCATCTCCCTGGCGCGGCTGATCGGCCAGGGCAAGGGCATGTCCGACCTGGTGGAACTCCAGGTACCGAAGGAGATCGTGCTCGCCTCGGAGACGATCACCAAGGAGAACGCGGGCGACTACCTGAAGCTCGGGTTCTGACACACAGGGAGAGACCCACCTTGTCCACTGTAAGCAGAGAACTGCGGATCGGCCTGGTCGGCTACGCGTTCATGGGCGCCGCGCACTCGCAGGCGTGGCGCACCGTGAACCGGGTGTACGACCTGCCGGCACGGGCCCGGATGGCGCTGATCTGCGGCCGGGACACCGGGAAGGTGGCCGACGCCGCCGACCGGCTCGGCTGGGACGCGTACACCACCGACTGGCGTGACCTGGTCACCCGGGACGACATCGACGTGGTCGACGTCTGCACGCCCGGCGACAGCCACGCCGAGATCACCCTGGCCGCGTTGGCCGCCGGCAAGCACGTGCTGTGCGAGAAGCCGCTGGCCAACACGGTCGAGGAGGCCCGGGCGATGGTCGCCGCGGCGACGAAGGCCCAGGCCGCCGGGGTCCGGTCGATGTGCGGTTTCAACTACCGTCGGGTGCCCGCCGTCACCATGATGCGGGACCTGGTGGCCAGCGGCCGGCTGGGCGTCATCCGGCACGTCCGCGCGGTCTACCTCCAGGACTGGATCGTCGATCCGCAGTTCCCGCTGGTCTGGCGGTTGCAGAAGGACAGGGCGGGCTCCGGCGCGCTCGGCGACATCGGCGCGCACATCATCGACCTCACCCAGTTCGTGACCGGGCAGCGGATCACCGGGGTCAGCGCGGTGACCGAGACGTTCGTCAAGGAGCGACCGCTGCCGGCGGAGTCCAGCGGGCTGGCCGCCTCCGCGAACGGCGCGGACGGGGCGGAGCCGGCCACCGGGCCGGTCACCGTCGACGACGCGGCGGTCTTCGTCGCCCGGCTCGACGGCGGGGCGCTGGCCACGTACGAGGCGAGCCGGTTCGCCACCGGCCGGAAGAACGCCCTGCGGGTCGAGATCAACGGCTCGCTCGGCACCGTCGTGTTCGACCTGGAACGCCTCAACGAGCTGGAGTTCTACGACGCCACGCGGCCCGCCGCCGAGCAGGGCTTCAGCCGGATCCTGGTCACCGAGGCCGACCACCCGTACATGTCGGCCTGGTGGCCGCCGGGGCACATCATCGGCTACGAGCACTCCTTCACCCACCAGATGCGTGACCTGGTCGAGGCGATCGCCACCGGCGTCGACCCGACCCCCTCCTTCGTCGACGCGTTGCAGGTCCAGCTCGTGCTGGACGCGGTGACGCGGTCGGCGGAGGCGGGCTCGTCCTGGACCGGGGTGGAACCGGCGCTGGCGCCGGTGAACGCCTGACCGGCGGGCCGCCGACCACCTGGCCGGCGGCCCACCCGGCTCCTGCCCATCCACCGTGGCGTCGGCCGTGCGGCCGGCGCCACCCGAGGACTTTCCGGACCGACCGGCGAGGGCCGGCCGCGGTTGCGCCCCGCGGCCGGGACGAGGTCGGCGCCGGAGAGGGCGTGCCCACCGGTTGAGGTGGCGCACGGCAGCACGACGGCCGTCCGGCGCGGCCGGACCGGGATTCCCCGGTCGCGCCGGACGACCCGGCCCTGGCACTGTCCACCACCACCACGGAGGAACAGATGGCCCCGTCACACCGTCCACCCGGCCACCGGCGACCCGGCCGACGCACGCCCTGACAGACGTCCGCCCGGGGCGGTGCCAGCGTCCCGACCGGCGGGCGGGGCGGGCAGGGCCGAGACGCCGAACGGCCCTGCCGGCCTGCCCCGTCCGTCCCCACCCGATCGGGTCCGCGGGCCGGCGGCGACGCCGCCGACGCCGCCGCCGGTTCCCCGGCGCTCTCCCGAGCGGGCGGACGGACGGGGCATCCGCCGGGCCGCTCCAGCAGCTTCCGGACCGTCGGATGTCGTTCCCGTCGACATCTGATATCCATGAAACTCACTGTGTTGTCGAAGGGGGCGCCATGCGTACGGGGGTCTGGCTGGTAGGAGCACGCGGCTCCGTCGCGACCACCAGCATCGTCGGGGCGCTCGCCCTGCGCGCCGGCCTGACCGGGCCGACCGGCTGCGTCACCGAACTCCCCGGAGTCCGGGGCCCCGCCCTGCCCACCTTCGCCGACCTGGTCTTCGGCGGGCACGACGTCGCCGCCACCCCGCTGGTCAAGAAGGCCGAGTCGCTGGCGGCGGCCGGCGTGCTGCCCGGCCGGCTGGTCGACGCCCTCCCCGACGAGCTGGCCGCCGTCGAGGCGGAGATCCGCCCGGCCCCCACCGGGGACACGCAGGCCGACCAGATCGCCGCGACCGTCCGCGACCTGGCGTCGTTCCGCGACCGGCACGGGCTGGCCCGGGTCGTGGTGGTCAACGTCTCCGCCACCGAGCCGGTCGCCACGCCGCACCCGGCGCACGCCGACCCGGCCGCCCTGCGGACCGCGCTCGCCGGCCCCGACGACGTGCTGCCGGCCAGCTCCCGGTACGCGTACGCGGCGTTCACCGCCGGCTGCCCGTACGTCGACTTCACCCCGTCGACCGGGGCCCGGCTGCCGGCCCTGACGGCGCTGGCCGCCGAGCGCGGCCTGCCGTACGCCGGGCACGACGGCAAGACCGGGGAGACCCTGGTCAAGTCGGTGCTCGCGCCGATGTTCGCGATGCGGCACCTGGCCGTGCGTTCCTGGTCGGGCGCGAACCTGCTCGGCGGCGGCGACGGGGCCACCCTCGCCGACCCGGCCGCCAACGCCGCGAAGGCCGCCAGCAAGCAGCGCGTGCTCGCCGAGACGCTCGGCTACCAGCCGCAGGGCACCACCCGGATCGAGTACGTCGAGGACCTGGGCGACTTCAAGACCGCCTGGGACCTGGTCACCTTCAGCGGCTTCCTCGGCACCGGCATGCGGATGGAGTTCACCTGGCACGGCTGCGACTCCGCGCTGGCTGCCCCGCTGGTGCTCGACCTGGCCCGGCTCACCGCCGCCGCGCACGCCGCCGGCCACACCGGCCCCCTGGCCGACCTGGCGTTCTTCTTCAAGGACCCGCTGGACGCCGCCACCCACTCGCTCGCCGAGCAGTGGCAGCGTCTGACCGCGTACGCGGCCCGACTGCACGCCGGAGGCTCCCGTGCCGACGCTGGCTGACCTCGCCGAGCTGGTCCGGGCGCCGGCCGCCCTGTCGGTGCCCGGCGACGTGCTGGCCGGCGCGGCGGCGGCCGGGACGCTCGGGCCGCGCACGCCCGCGCTGGCCGGCGCGTCGGTGCTGCTCTACTGGGCCGGCATGGCCGCCAACGACTGGGCCGACCGGGGCCTGGACGCGGTCGAACGCCCGGAACGGCCGATCCCCGGCGGCCGGATCGCCCCGGCCACCGCGTTCGGGGTCGCCGCCGGGCTGACCGCCGCCGGGGTGGCGCTCGCCGCCGCCGCCGGGGGCCGCCGGGCCGCCGCCGTCGCGGTGCCGCTGGCCGCCAGCGTCTGGGGTTACGACCTGGCCGCCAAGAACACCGCCGCCGGCCCGGCCGTGATGGCCGCCTGCCGGGGGCTGGACGTGCTGCTCGGCGCGTCGGGCGGCCGGCTCGTGCGGGCCGTGCCGGCGGCGGTCACCGTCGCCGCGCACACCTGGACGGTCACCGCGCTGTCCCGCCGCGAGGTCACCGGCGCCGACCAGCTCCTGCCGGCGCGTACCCTGGCCGGCACCGCGGTGGTCGCGGCCAGCGCGGTGGCCACCCGCCGGCCGACCCGCGCGGACGTCCTGCCGGCCGCGCTGACCGCCTGGTACGCGGCCCGCTACGGCGGCGCCCAGGCCCGGGTGTACGCCGACCCGTCCGCCGGTCGGGTCCGCGCGGCCGTCGGCGCCGGCATCACCGGGCTGCCCGCCCTCCAGGGGGCGCTGACCGCCCGGGCCGGCGCGGGCTGGCTGGGGATCGCCGTGGCCGCCGCCGCGCCGCTGGCCCGCCGGCTCGCCCGGAAGGTCTCGCCGACATGACCGGCCGGCTCCGGTTCGGGTACGGCACCAACGGCTTCGCCAACCACCGCCTCGACGACGCGCTGGCCCTGCTGGCCGACCTCGGCTACCAGGGGGTCGCGTTGACCCTGGACCACGCCCACCTCGACCCGTTCGCGGCCGGGCTGGCCGCCCGCACCGCCGCCGTACGCCGTCGGCTGGAGAGCCTCGGCCTGACCGTGGTCGTCGAGACCGGCGCGCGTTACCTGCTCGACCCGTGGGAGAAGCACGCGCCGACGCTGCTGCACGACGACCCGGCCCGGCGGATCGAGTTCCTGCGCCGGGCCGTCCGGGTCGGCGCGGACCTGGGCGCGGAGGCGGTGTCGTTCTGGGCCGGCGTCCGACCCGGCCCGGTCGCCCCCGAGGTGGCCTGGGACCGGCTGTTCGCCGGCTGCGCCGAGATCGTCGCCGTCGCCGACGCGGCCGGGGTGCCGCTGGGCTTCGAGCCGGAGCCGGGCATGCTCGTCGAGTCGATCGCCGACTGGCGGCGGCTGCGCGACGCGCTCGGCGCGCCGCCCGGCTTCGGCATCACCCTCGACATCGGACACTGCCGCTGCCTGGAGCCGCAGCCGGTGCCGGACTGCGTCACCGACGTCGCCGGGCACCTGGTCAACGTGCAGATCGACGACATGGTCCGGGGAGTGCACGAGCACCTGGAGTTCGGCGCCGGGGAGATCGACTTCCCGCCGGTGCTGCGGGCGCTGGCCGACGCCGGCTACCGGGGCCTGGTCGGGGTGGAGCTGCCCCGGCACTCGCACGCCGCCCCGACGGTGGCCGCCCGGTCGATCGAGTTCCTCCGCGCCGCCGCCCGCGCCGGCTGACCCGGCGGGGCAGGGCAGGGCCCCTCGTCGTCGCCTGCGGTAGAGAAAGGGCCCCCTCCTTGCACCTCGGCAGGGGACGAAACGGAAGGGAGACGGGAAATGACACCGGACGAGCTTCGGGCGGCGCTGCGGGACGTACCCGATCCGGGGTGGCTGGCCGCGGCGGAACGGGACGTGGCCACCGACCCGACCACCCTCGGTCGGCACGTGGCCGCCGCCGGGCGGCGCTGCGGCCGGGGCCCGCTGCCCGGCCGGCCCGACTGGACCGTCGACGACGCGGCCCGGGCGCTGCTGCTGACCGCGTTGCCCGCCGACCACGCCACCTGGGCCACCACCGTCTACCGGCAGGGCGACGCGGCGGAGAAGCGGGCCGTGCTGCGCGCCCTGCCGATGCTGCCGGTCGGTGACGCGGGCGTGCCGCTGCTGCACGACGCGATCCGCACCAACGACACCCGGCTGGTCGCCGCCGCGCTCGGCCCGTACGCCCGACGTCTGGACCCGCCGGCCTGGCGGCAGGCCGTCCTCAAGTGCGTCTTCATGGATGTCCCGCTCGACGTCGTCGCCGACCTCGACGAACGGGCCGACGCCGAGCTGGCGGTCATGCTCGGCGGACTGGCCGACGAACGCCGGGACGCCGGCCGGTCGATGCCCGCCGACGCCACCGAACTGCTCCACCGGCTCCGCGCCAGGCAGGCGTGAGGGCCGGCACCGTCCCAGGGGAGGCCCGATGCGAATCTTCGACCCGCACATCCACATGACGTCCCGCACCACCGACGACTACGAGCGGATGGCCGCCGCCGGGGTCCGCGCGGTGGTCGAGCCGGCGTTCTGGCTGGGCCAACCGCGCACCAACCCGGGGTCGTTCACCGACTACTTCGACTCGCTTGTCGGCTGGGAGCCGTTCCGGGCCGGGCAGTTCGGGGTACGGCACCACGCCACCGTCGCGCTCAACCCGAAGGAGGCCAACGACCCGCGCTGCCGGCCGGTGCTCGACCTGCTCCCGCGCTACCTGGAGAAGGACGGCGTGGTCGCGGTCGGCGAGATCGGGTACGACTCGATGACCCCGGAGGAGGACGAGGTGTTCGCCGCCCAGCTCGCCCTGGCGGTGGCGCACGACCTGCCGGCGCTGGTGCACACCCCGCACCGGGACAAGGCCCGGGGCACCGAGCGCAGCCTCGCCGTGGTCGCCGAGTCCGGCATCGACCCGGGCCGGGTGGTGATCGACCACCTCAACGAGGTGACTGTCCAGGTGGTCCGGGAGAGCGGTTGCTGGGCCGGTTTCTCGATCTACCCGGACACCAAGATGTCCCCGCCGCGCATGGTCGAGCTGCTGCGCCACTACGGCCCGGAGCGGATGCTGGTGAACTCGGCGGCCGACTGGGGCCGCTCCGACCCGCTGCTGACCCGGGTCACCGGCGAGGCGATGCTGGCGGCCGGGTTCTCCGACGACGACGTCGACTGGGTGCTGTGGCGCAACCCGGTGGAGTTCTACGGCCAGTCCGGCCGGCTGGACCTGACCGACCTGGACGCCCCCGGGCCCACCTTCGCGGGCAACTCGATCCTGCGCGGGGGCTCGTGATGCGGCTGCGGCACGCCGACGGCAGCGCCGTCCACGTCAGCTACTGCACCAACGTGCACCCCGCCGAGGAGCTGCCCGGCGTCCTCGCCCAGCTCGACACGTACGCCACGCCGGTGCGGGAGCGGCTCGGCGTGGACCGGCTCGGCCTCGGCCTGTGGCTGGCCGCCCCGGTCGCCGCCGAGCTGGCCGCCGACCCGACGGCCCGCGCCCGGCTGCGGCACGAGCTGACCGTACGGGGGCTGGAGGTGGTGACGCTCAACGGCTTCCCGTACGCGGCGTTCCAGGCCCCGGTGGTCAAGGGCGACGTGTACCACCCGGACTGGGCGACGCCGCAGCGGCTGGCGTACACCCTGGACCTGGCCCGGGTGCTGGCCGACCTGCTGCCCGACGACGCGGCCCGGGGCTCGGTGTCCACCCTGCCGCTGGCCTGGCGGACCCCGTGGGACGCCGACCGGGCGGACGCCGCCCGCCGCCGGCTGGACGAGCTGGCCGCCGGTCTGGCCGTGGTCGAGCGGGACACCGGCCGCCCGGTGCGGGTCGGCTTCGAGCCGGAGCCGGGCTGCGTGGTGGAGAGCACCGGCCAGGCGGCCACCGCGCTGGCCGGGGTGGACTCCGACCGGCTGGGCGTCTGCCTGGACCTGGCCCACCTGGCGTGCGCCTGGGAGGAGCCGGCCGCCGCGCTGGCCCGGCTGCGCGCCGCCGGCCTGCCGGTGGTGAAGGTGCAGGTCTCCGCCGCCATCGAGGCCGCCGACCCGGCCGCGCACGCCGACGAGCTGCGCCGTTGGGTGGAGCCGAGGTTCCTGCACCAGACCCGGTCGGCCGGCTGCGCGCACGCCGCCGACCCGGCCGATCCGGCGTACGCCGCCGACGACCTGGACGCCGCCCTCGACGCCGGGCTGCCGGACGCCTGGCGGGTGCACTACCACGTGCCGCTGCACGCCCCACCGGAGCCGCCGCTGGGCTCCACCGTCGCGGTGCTGCGCGCCGCCCTGGCCGAGCTGCTGGGCGGCCCGGTGGCCGGCTGTGACCACCTGGACGTCGAGACGTACACCTGGGGGGTGCTGCCGGCGGCCCGACGGCCGCGCACGGACGCGGAGCTGGCCGCCGGTATCGCCGCCGAACTGGCCTTCACCCGAGACGAGCTGACGGCGCTGGGCCTGACCGCGCCGGCGGAGGTGGTGCACTCATGAGTCGCAAGGTGGTCGTGTTGAACGTGGTCGGGTTGACTCCCCGGCTGCTGGCCCACATGCCGAGCCTGCGGGCGGTGGCCGAGGGCGGGTTCACCGCGCCGCTGGGCACGGTGCTGCCGGCGGTGACCTGTTCGGCGCAGTCGACGTTCCTCACCGGTGAGCTGCCCGCCGGGCACGGCGTGGTCGGCAACGGCTGGTACTTCCGGGACCTGGGCGAGGTGCTGCTGTGGCGGCAGCACAACGCGCTGGTCGGCGGGGACAAGATCTGGGACGCGGCCCGTCGCGCCCGGCCCGGCTACACGGTGGCGAACATCTGCTGGTGGTACGCGATGGGCGCGGACGTGGACTGGACGGTGACCCCGCGGCCGGTCTACCACGCCGACGGGCGCAAGGAGCCGGACTGCTACACGTACCCGCCGGAGCTGCACGACCGGCTGACCGCGAAGCTGGGCACCTTCCCGCTGTTCACCTACTGGGGGCCGGGCGCGGGCATCGCCTCGTCGCGGTGGATCTGCCGGGCCGCCGAGCAGGTGATGGCCGACCACGACCCGGATCTGACCCTGGTCTACGTCCCGCACCTGGACTACGACCTGCAACGCTTCGGGCCGTCCGCGCCGCAGGCCGCCGCCGCGGCGGCCGAGCTGGACGGGGTGCTCGCCCCGCTGCTGGACGCCGCCCGCCGCCGGGACGCCACGGTGGTGGTGCTCTCCGAGTACGGCATCACCGAGGTGTCCACCCCGGTGCACGTCAACCGGCTGCTGCGCGCCGAGGGGCTGCTGCGGGTGCACACCCAGGAGGGCATGGAGTACCTGGACCCGTGGACCTCGCGGGCGTTCGCCGTCGCCGACCACCAGGTGGCCCACGTGTACGTGAAGGATCCGGCGGACGTGCCGCTGGTGGCGAAGCTCTGCGCCGGCCTGCCCGGGGTGGCCGAG
The sequence above is a segment of the Micromonospora sp. WMMD882 genome. Coding sequences within it:
- the eboE gene encoding metabolite traffic protein EboE is translated as MRLRHADGSAVHVSYCTNVHPAEELPGVLAQLDTYATPVRERLGVDRLGLGLWLAAPVAAELAADPTARARLRHELTVRGLEVVTLNGFPYAAFQAPVVKGDVYHPDWATPQRLAYTLDLARVLADLLPDDAARGSVSTLPLAWRTPWDADRADAARRRLDELAAGLAVVERDTGRPVRVGFEPEPGCVVESTGQAATALAGVDSDRLGVCLDLAHLACAWEEPAAALARLRAAGLPVVKVQVSAAIEAADPAAHADELRRWVEPRFLHQTRSAGCAHAADPADPAYAADDLDAALDAGLPDAWRVHYHVPLHAPPEPPLGSTVAVLRAALAELLGGPVAGCDHLDVETYTWGVLPAARRPRTDAELAAGIAAELAFTRDELTALGLTAPAEVVHS
- a CDS encoding nucleotide pyrophosphatase/phosphodiesterase family protein; the encoded protein is MSRKVVVLNVVGLTPRLLAHMPSLRAVAEGGFTAPLGTVLPAVTCSAQSTFLTGELPAGHGVVGNGWYFRDLGEVLLWRQHNALVGGDKIWDAARRARPGYTVANICWWYAMGADVDWTVTPRPVYHADGRKEPDCYTYPPELHDRLTAKLGTFPLFTYWGPGAGIASSRWICRAAEQVMADHDPDLTLVYVPHLDYDLQRFGPSAPQAAAAAAELDGVLAPLLDAARRRDATVVVLSEYGITEVSTPVHVNRLLRAEGLLRVHTQEGMEYLDPWTSRAFAVADHQVAHVYVKDPADVPLVAKLCAGLPGVAEVLDAEGKAAHGLDHERAGELVLVAEPAAWFTYYYWLDDRRAPDFARLVEIHRKPGYDPAELLFDPAAPGAAKRRAGIALARKKLGMRYLMSVVGLDAGARAVRGSHGRLPTDDADAPVLLCSDPAAARERVGATAVKGLLLELAGLSSGRVADGAGPVGPAGEAG